One genomic window of Tachypleus tridentatus isolate NWPU-2018 chromosome 12, ASM421037v1, whole genome shotgun sequence includes the following:
- the LOC143233085 gene encoding uncharacterized protein LOC143233085 isoform X2 yields MSYCFVLGAEKITTDELDILESMPLIPECEKKVSTKNVKKTETNILRKQKVTKRTTLETIYENDLEERNTLRETPASKQGKAIE; encoded by the exons atgtcttattgctttgtg CTTGGTGCTGAAAAGATAACCACTGatgaattggatatattggagTCTATGCCACTGATCCCTGAATGTGAGAAGAAGGTCTCTACAAAGAACGTTAAGAAGACAGAAACTAATATACTGAGAAAGCAAAAAGTGACCAAACGAACAACTCTGGAGACGATATATGAAAACGACCTAGAAGAAAGGAATACTCtg AGAGAAACACCAGCGTCAAAACAAGGAAAAGCTATTGAATAA
- the LOC143233085 gene encoding uncharacterized protein LOC143233085 isoform X1 gives MSYCFVRSLLFLQLERKKLGNVLKNRVLHKQLGAEKITTDELDILESMPLIPECEKKVSTKNVKKTETNILRKQKVTKRTTLETIYENDLEERNTLRETPASKQGKAIE, from the exons atgtcttattgctttgtg cgttctttgttgtttctacaactggaaagaaaaaaactcgggaatgttttgaaaaaccgtgTTTTACACAAACAGCTTGGTGCTGAAAAGATAACCACTGatgaattggatatattggagTCTATGCCACTGATCCCTGAATGTGAGAAGAAGGTCTCTACAAAGAACGTTAAGAAGACAGAAACTAATATACTGAGAAAGCAAAAAGTGACCAAACGAACAACTCTGGAGACGATATATGAAAACGACCTAGAAGAAAGGAATACTCtg AGAGAAACACCAGCGTCAAAACAAGGAAAAGCTATTGAATAA